The following proteins are co-located in the Oenanthe melanoleuca isolate GR-GAL-2019-014 chromosome 4, OMel1.0, whole genome shotgun sequence genome:
- the SPP1 gene encoding osteopontin: MKVAVLCLCLISITAAWPVIQSKQHAISASSEEKYDSRGHHLRRYYDDHVNSHSQESQQHPQSDLASSQQTLYSSEESVDGPEQPHFPDVSSKSHEDVDDDDDDDDNDSNDTDESEEVVTGFPTDIPVTVEPFPTFPFTRGDNAGRGDSVAYRMRAKAALLRAKAKLLKSVKLHKVAKKLIYDATEEDESDLDADSQRSVSREDSASRSSLRKHASSVAWSEQSHGRDSSEQDSDLRARSLENDSRHKSDSHEAESDSSKSGVRGDSLSSVESKETGDSHPSVESRETGDSHPSVESRESRDRVSAELSDDISNQTLESAEDSQDRHSIESNEVTL; encoded by the exons ATGAAGGTGGCAGTTCTGTGTTTATGCCTTATCAGCATCACCGCTGCATGGCCA gTGATTCAATCCAAGCAGCATGCCATTTCTGCTagctctgaagaaaaatat GACTCCAGGGGCCATCACTTGCGCAGATATTATGACGACCATGTGAATTCTCACTCCCAGGAGAgtcagcagcacccacagagtGACCTGGCATCATCTCAGCAG ACACTCTACTCTTCAGAAGAAAGCGTGGATGGCCCAGAACAACCG CACTTTCCTGATGTGTCAAGCAAGAGCCATGAAGATGTggacgatgatgatgatgatgatgacaatgACTCCAATGACACGGATGAATCCGAAGAGGTTGTCACGGGTTTCCCCACAGACATCCCAGTAACTGTTGAACCATTCCCCACTTTCCCTTTCACCCGGGGAGACAATGCTGGCAGAGGTGACAGTGTGGCCTACAGGATGAGGGCAAAAGCTGCACTGCTGAGGGCAAAAGCCAAACTGTTGAAGTCTGTCAAACTCCACAAAGTTGCCAAAAAG CTCATCTATGATGCCACCGAGGAAGATGAGAGCGACCTGGACGCAGACAGCCAGCGCTCTGTCTCCCGGGAGGATTCTGCTTCCCGCAGCTCCCTGAGGAAGCACGCCAGCAGCGTGGCATGGTCTGAGCAGAGCCACGGGCGGGACAGCAGCGAGCAGGACAGCGATCTGCGTGCCCGGAGCTTGGAAAACGACAGCCGGCACAAATCCGACAGCCACGAGGCAGAAAGCGACAGCAGCAAGTCTGGTGTCAGAGGGGACAGCCTGTCGAGTGTGGAAAGCAAGGAGACAGGGGACAGCCACCCTAGCGTGGAAAGCAGGGAGACAGGGGACAGCCACCCGAGCGTGGAAAGCAGGGAGAGCCGGGACCGAGTGTCAGCGGAGCTCTCTGACGATATCAGCAACCAAACCCTGGAAAGCGCCGAGGATTCTCAAGATCGTCACAGCATCGAAAGTAACGAGGTCACCCTCTAA